Proteins encoded within one genomic window of Mya arenaria isolate MELC-2E11 chromosome 13, ASM2691426v1:
- the LOC128214872 gene encoding COA8 family protein CBG23705, mitochondrial-like, translated as MAAPMKIILTETLCSRKLALASVLCRNISASTSNQKKKTTHLECHPPEDVARDWIGPPDKVSNIRQLKLHKAENETMAQREYREQQEVTRHWHHQFWEKHNKDFFAQKEVFTQQRLAEKAEKGHDEKITPEELSEFYKKFLDENYKAHIQYNKEWYKKNMSLLWSAFKVAVTNLNPRRKQEKTSQNNT; from the exons ATGGCGGCGCccatgaaaataattttgacagAAACGTTGTGTTCAAGAAAATTGGCACTCGCCAGCGTGCTTTGCAGAAACATTTCCGCATCAACCTCAAACCAAAAGAAG aaaacaaCCCATTTGGAGTGCCATCCACCTGAAGATGTGGCAAGGGACTGGATCGGGCCTCCAGACAAGGTTTCAAACATCCGTCAGCTGAAGCTGCACAAAGCAGAGAATGAGACCATGGCACAGAGGGAGTATAGGGAGCAGCAGGAGGTCACACGGCACTGGCACCACCAGTTCTGGGAGAAGCATAATAAAGACTTTTTTGCT CAGAAGGAGGTGTTCACTCAACAGCGGCTGGCTGAGAAGGCCGAGAAGGGACATGACGAGAAGATAACTCCAGAGGAGTTGTCCGAGTTCTATAAGAAATTCCTGGATGAAAACTACAAGGCGCACATACAGTATAACAA GGAATGGTACAAGAAGAATATGTCTTTGCTGTGGTCAGCTTTCAAGGTAGCTGTTACAAATTTAAATCCAAGAAGAAAGCAAGAAAAGACTAGCCAGAATAATACTTGA